The nucleotide sequence GCACGTTCGTCGCCGGAGTGCGCACGGCGGCTTAGTATATCGTCGTGGCGGATTCCCTGTCGGCGGCACGCATCCTCACGCCGCCGGCGCCCTCGGCGGAGTTCGTCGCGTGTGCGGCCTAGCCGGGTTCTGGCAGCCCGCCGGCGACCGCGCGGACGCGTTGACCGCGCGGGTCCGCGGCATGGCCGAGCGGATCGCCCACCGCGGCCCCGACGACACCGGTGAGTGGGTCGACGCCGCGACGGGCGTGGCGCTGGGATTCCGGCGGCTCGCCATCGTCGATCTCTCGCCCACCGGGCATCAGCCGATGCGCTCGGGCGACGGCCGACTCGTCCTCGCCTACAACGGCGAGATCTACAACTACCTCGACCTGCGCGCCGGACTGGAATCCCAGGGTGTCGCGTTCCGCGGCACGTCGGATACCGAAGTCATCCTGGAGCTCGCGGCCCGGCGCGGAGTCGGCGAGATGGTGCGGGCCGCCTGGGGCATGTTCGCGATGGCGGTCTGGGACGCCGACCGCCGCGTCCTCTGGCTCGCGCGCGACCGCCTGGGCAAGAAGCCCCTCTACTACGCGCGTGGCGCCGACGGCACGTGGATCTTCGGGTCGGAACTGAAGAGTCTGCGCGCGCACCCGGCGTGTCCGGGCGAGGTGGATCGCCCGGCGGTGGCCTCGCTGCTCCGCTACGGCTGCATTCCGGCCACGGCGTCCATCTACACCGGCATCCACAAGCTGCCGCCCGGGTCCCTCGCCCGACTGGACGCGGACGGACGGTTGGAGATCGAGCCCTACTGGCGCGCGCGCACGGTCGTGGAGGCCGCCGTGGCGCGGCGCCGCCCGATCGCGGACGACGACGCCATCGAGGCGTGCGACCGCCTCCTCCGCGACGCCGTCCGCCGCCGGATGATGGCCGACGTCCCGGTGGGTGCGTTCCTGTCGGGCGGCATCGACTCCTCCCTGGTCGTGGCCCTGATGCAGGCCGAGAGCACGCGGCAGGTGCGGACCTTCGCGATCGGCTTCACGGACCCGGCCTACGACGAGGCCCCGGCCGCCGCGGCCGTCGCCCGTCACCTCGGCACCGATCACACGGAGTTCTACGTCACGCCCGAGGAGGCCCTGGCCGTCATCCCACGGTTGCCCGCCATCTACGACGAGCCGTTCGCCGACTCCTCGCAGATCCCCACCTACGTGGTCTCGTCGCTGGCGCGCCGTCACGTCACCGTGGCGCTCACCGGCGACGGCGGCGACGAGATGTTCGGCGGCTACCCGCGCCACG is from Vicinamibacterales bacterium and encodes:
- the asnB gene encoding asparagine synthase (glutamine-hydrolyzing); the encoded protein is MCGLAGFWQPAGDRADALTARVRGMAERIAHRGPDDTGEWVDAATGVALGFRRLAIVDLSPTGHQPMRSGDGRLVLAYNGEIYNYLDLRAGLESQGVAFRGTSDTEVILELAARRGVGEMVRAAWGMFAMAVWDADRRVLWLARDRLGKKPLYYARGADGTWIFGSELKSLRAHPACPGEVDRPAVASLLRYGCIPATASIYTGIHKLPPGSLARLDADGRLEIEPYWRARTVVEAAVARRRPIADDDAIEACDRLLRDAVRRRMMADVPVGAFLSGGIDSSLVVALMQAESTRQVRTFAIGFTDPAYDEAPAAAAVARHLGTDHTEFYVTPEEALAVIPRLPAIYDEPFADSSQIPTYVVSSLARRHVTVALTGDGGDEMFGGYPRHVLADRVWRRVGAVPGAARRLAAGALDAVPSDVWNTLFSAVRPILPPRTRQVRAGDRARRLAHLLGAPGLDGLYDVLVTQWVDAERVVEGAVRTAPWAAAEARGLAVASAAERVMFEDLVWYLPEDILVKADRASMAVSLELRAPLLDHRLVDFSWELPHALRIRDGRGKWLLRRVLDRYVPAPLVDRPKTGFMLPVGPWLRGPLRDWAEALLSPAALADAGLVDVPAVRAVWARHLAARSDETARLWPVLMLQGWLAGGRV